One Paraburkholderia sp. IMGN_8 DNA window includes the following coding sequences:
- a CDS encoding polysaccharide biosynthesis tyrosine autokinase, with translation MAAPARTEEEDIVLGQLVQVILDDIWWLIAIAAAIFGIACAYCFLAKPIYSADAHVRVEQSDNTSQALTQTQTGAAITTGSTSLPTDAEIEIIKSRGVVGPVVQQLKLNFSVAPKTIPLLGSIAARMATPGQPARPWLGLSSYAWGGEEVDVDAIDVVPALEGEKLTLKVLDDQHYELYAKNGSLLVRGQVGQQAQGGGVTIVVNKLVARPGQEFTVVRANDLDAITAFQSAITVQEQGKQTGVIQISLEDKSPEHAAEVANALAQSYVRQHVSNKQVDASKMLEFLKSEEPRLKSDLERAEAALTAYQRQSGSINASDEAKVYLEGSVQYEQQIAGLRLQMAQLTERYGDDHPMLKAARQQMAELEAQRAKYADRFRDLPATEVKAVQLQRDAKVAEDIYVLLLNRVQELSVQKAGTGGNVHIVDAALRPGVPVKPKKVLILSAAVILGLIAGTGFVFLRRNMFKGIDDPEHIERAFHLPVFGLVPLSAEQALLESRFERGGERLRSVLSDARPKDFTVESLRSLRTSMQFTMMDAKNRIVMLTGPMAGVGKSFLTVNLAVLLAHSGKRVLMIDGDLRRGALERYLGGAQENGLSELLSGQISLEEAIRSSNIENLSFISCGRRPPNPSELLMSPRLPQYLDGLAKRYDVILIDTPPVLAVTDASIMGAYAGSTFFVMRSGVHNEGEIADALKRLRAAGVHVQGGIFNGMPARSRGGYDRGYAAVQEYLST, from the coding sequence ATGGCCGCACCGGCCAGGACCGAAGAAGAGGACATCGTCCTCGGCCAACTGGTGCAGGTGATCCTCGACGACATCTGGTGGCTGATCGCCATCGCCGCGGCGATCTTCGGGATCGCCTGCGCGTACTGTTTCCTCGCCAAGCCGATTTATTCGGCCGACGCGCACGTACGGGTCGAGCAGTCCGACAACACGTCGCAGGCGCTCACGCAGACGCAAACCGGCGCGGCGATCACCACCGGCTCGACCTCGCTGCCGACCGACGCCGAAATCGAAATCATCAAGAGCCGCGGCGTGGTCGGCCCGGTGGTGCAGCAACTGAAGCTGAACTTCAGCGTCGCGCCGAAGACCATCCCGCTGCTCGGCAGCATCGCCGCGCGCATGGCGACGCCGGGCCAGCCGGCGCGGCCGTGGCTGGGTCTCTCGTCCTATGCATGGGGCGGTGAAGAAGTCGACGTCGACGCGATCGACGTGGTGCCCGCGCTCGAAGGCGAGAAGCTGACGCTGAAGGTGCTGGACGACCAGCACTACGAACTGTACGCAAAGAACGGCTCGCTGCTGGTGCGCGGCCAGGTCGGCCAGCAGGCGCAGGGCGGCGGCGTGACGATCGTCGTCAACAAGCTGGTGGCCCGTCCGGGTCAGGAATTCACGGTGGTGCGCGCCAACGACCTCGACGCGATCACCGCGTTCCAGTCGGCGATCACCGTGCAGGAACAGGGCAAGCAGACCGGCGTGATCCAGATCTCGCTGGAAGACAAGAGCCCGGAGCATGCCGCTGAAGTGGCCAATGCGCTCGCGCAGTCGTATGTGCGTCAGCACGTGTCGAACAAGCAGGTCGACGCGAGCAAGATGCTCGAGTTCCTGAAGAGCGAAGAGCCGCGTCTGAAGAGCGATCTCGAACGCGCCGAGGCCGCCTTGACCGCGTATCAGCGCCAGTCCGGCTCGATCAACGCGAGCGACGAAGCCAAGGTGTACCTGGAAGGCAGCGTGCAGTACGAGCAGCAGATCGCCGGTTTGCGTCTGCAAATGGCACAGCTGACCGAGCGTTACGGCGACGACCATCCGATGCTCAAGGCCGCGCGCCAGCAGATGGCCGAGCTGGAGGCGCAGCGCGCCAAATACGCCGACCGCTTCCGCGATCTGCCGGCTACCGAAGTGAAGGCCGTGCAGCTGCAACGCGATGCGAAGGTGGCCGAGGACATTTACGTGCTGCTGCTCAACCGTGTGCAGGAGTTGTCGGTGCAGAAGGCCGGCACCGGCGGCAACGTGCATATCGTCGACGCCGCGCTGCGCCCGGGCGTGCCGGTCAAGCCGAAGAAGGTGCTGATCCTGTCGGCGGCGGTGATTCTCGGGCTGATCGCCGGCACGGGTTTCGTGTTCCTGCGCCGCAATATGTTCAAGGGCATCGACGACCCCGAGCACATCGAACGCGCGTTCCATCTCCCGGTGTTCGGTCTCGTGCCGCTCAGCGCCGAACAGGCGTTGCTCGAAAGCCGCTTCGAACGCGGCGGCGAACGCCTGCGTTCGGTGCTGTCCGATGCGCGGCCCAAGGACTTCACGGTCGAGAGCCTGCGCAGTCTGCGCACCTCGATGCAGTTCACGATGATGGACGCGAAGAACCGCATCGTCATGCTGACCGGCCCGATGGCCGGCGTCGGCAAGAGCTTCCTGACGGTCAATCTGGCGGTGCTGCTCGCGCATTCCGGCAAGCGCGTGCTGATGATCGACGGCGATCTGCGCCGCGGCGCGCTCGAACGCTATCTGGGCGGCGCGCAGGAGAACGGCCTGTCGGAATTGCTGAGCGGACAGATCTCGCTCGAAGAGGCGATCCGCAGCTCGAACATCGAGAACCTGAGCTTCATTTCGTGCGGCCGCCGTCCGCCGAATCCGTCGGAGCTGCTGATGTCGCCGCGTCTGCCGCAATACCTCGACGGCCTCGCCAAACGCTACGACGTGATCCTGATCGACACGCCGCCGGTGCTGGCCGTGACCGATGCGTCGATCATGGGCGCGTACGCCGGTTCGACCTTCTTCGTGATGCGCTCGGGCGTGCACAACGAAGGCGAGATCGCCGACGCGCTGAAGCGCCTGCGGGCGGCCGGCGTGCACGTGCAGGGCGGCATCTTCAACGGTATGCCGGCACGCTCGCGCGGCGGCTACGACCGCGGCTATGCGGCGGTCCAGGAATACCTGAGTACCTGA
- a CDS encoding polysaccharide biosynthesis/export family protein, which translates to MKKLTAKLKANSPANLRTKFAATFLLTSFLSACATAPGNYLDTSRLKDDGQHQNQPAETYPVHLIDASVVAAQSQAAATPQALPTSSVSDPSQYVYRLSPQDIIGITVWDHPELTTPQGSTLSSGGNTTQSFGGALQQPYTAALPGQADPYGQTVAADGTIYFPFVGRIRAAGKTVGEVRDQLAAGLVRYIRNPQVDVRVLSYRGQKIQVTGEVKTPGPLAVSDVPLTLVDAITRSGGTTGEADIQRVRLTRNKQLYVLDANRMLDSGDTTQNVMLQGGDVINIPDRSASRVFVMGEVKTPMQMPMLKGRLSIADALTQAGGILDTDANPRQIYVMRGMREKPTTPDVYRLDMTQPDAIMLSTQFQLQPMDVVYVSTAASTTFNRVLQQILPSVQTLFYLKQLTR; encoded by the coding sequence ATGAAGAAACTCACTGCGAAGCTCAAAGCGAACTCACCGGCGAATCTCCGCACGAAATTCGCCGCCACTTTTTTGCTGACGTCCTTTCTGTCGGCTTGCGCTACAGCGCCGGGGAATTACCTCGACACCTCCCGTCTGAAAGACGACGGACAGCACCAGAACCAACCAGCGGAGACCTATCCGGTCCATCTGATCGATGCCAGCGTCGTGGCCGCGCAGTCGCAAGCTGCCGCCACGCCGCAGGCGTTGCCGACCTCGAGCGTGAGCGACCCGTCGCAGTACGTGTACCGGCTCTCGCCGCAGGACATTATCGGCATCACCGTGTGGGATCATCCTGAGTTGACTACGCCGCAGGGCAGCACGCTGTCGTCGGGCGGCAACACCACGCAGTCGTTCGGCGGCGCGTTGCAGCAGCCGTACACGGCCGCGTTGCCGGGCCAGGCCGATCCGTACGGCCAGACGGTTGCCGCCGACGGCACGATCTATTTCCCGTTTGTCGGGCGGATCCGGGCCGCGGGCAAGACGGTCGGCGAGGTGCGCGATCAATTGGCCGCCGGCCTCGTGCGCTATATCCGCAACCCGCAGGTCGACGTGCGCGTGCTGTCGTATCGCGGCCAGAAAATCCAGGTGACCGGCGAAGTGAAGACGCCTGGGCCGCTCGCTGTCAGCGACGTGCCGCTCACGCTGGTCGACGCGATCACCCGCTCGGGCGGCACGACCGGCGAAGCCGACATCCAGCGTGTGCGTCTGACGCGCAACAAGCAGCTCTACGTGCTCGACGCGAACCGCATGCTCGATAGCGGCGACACCACGCAGAACGTCATGCTGCAAGGCGGCGACGTGATCAACATACCGGATCGCAGCGCCAGCCGCGTGTTCGTGATGGGCGAGGTGAAGACGCCGATGCAGATGCCGATGCTCAAGGGGCGTCTGTCGATCGCCGATGCGCTGACGCAAGCGGGCGGCATCCTCGATACCGACGCCAATCCGCGCCAGATCTACGTGATGCGCGGCATGCGCGAGAAGCCGACCACGCCGGACGTCTACCGCCTCGACATGACGCAGCCGGACGCGATCATGCTGTCGACGCAGTTCCAGTTGCAGCCGATGGATGTCGTGTATGTCAGTACCGCCGCGTCGACCACGTTCAACCGTGTGTTGCAGCAGATCCTGCCGAGCGTACAGACGCTGTTCTACCTGAAGCAGCTGACGCGCTAA
- a CDS encoding low molecular weight phosphotyrosine protein phosphatase codes for MFANVLIVCHANVCRSPAAEMLFKARQRAASRTSSAPIAFHSAGIRAVEGHGMDPVMRRLLDEQGVASGIHYSRRLDRKLVRSADLVLVSERAQVSEVEALDPASRGKVYPLGKWEHDSDVADPHGGAEDTYRESLVLIEHLVMGWLKKIC; via the coding sequence ATGTTCGCCAACGTTCTGATCGTCTGTCACGCCAACGTGTGCCGTTCGCCTGCCGCCGAAATGCTGTTCAAGGCACGGCAGCGCGCGGCCTCGCGGACGTCCTCGGCGCCGATCGCGTTTCATTCGGCGGGTATCCGTGCCGTGGAGGGTCACGGCATGGATCCGGTGATGCGGCGTCTGCTCGACGAGCAGGGCGTCGCCTCCGGGATCCATTACTCGCGGCGTCTCGACCGCAAGCTGGTGCGCTCCGCCGATCTGGTGCTGGTCAGCGAGCGCGCGCAGGTGAGCGAAGTCGAAGCGCTCGATCCGGCGTCGCGCGGCAAGGTCTATCCGCTCGGCAAGTGGGAACACGATTCCGACGTCGCCGATCCGCACGGCGGCGCGGAAGACACTTATCGAGAGAGTCTCGTGCTCATCGAACACCTGGTCATGGGATGGCTGAAGAAAATATGCTGA
- a CDS encoding UDP-glucose/GDP-mannose dehydrogenase family protein, with the protein MNLTIIGSGYVGLVTGACLADIGHDVFCLDVDQRKIDVLNNGGVPIHEPGLQEIIARNRRAGRLKFSTDVEAAVAHGDIQFIAVGTPSDEDGSADLQYVLAAARNIGRHMTGFKVIVDKSTVPVGTASRVRDVIAEELAARNAQHMFSVVSNPEFLKEGAAVEDFTRPDRIVLGCDEDVPGEKARELMKRLYAPFNRNRERTLYMDVRSAEFTKYAANAMLATRISYMNELANLADRVGADIEAVRRGIGSDPRIGYDFLYAGCGYGGSCFPKDVQALIRIAADHKANLRILEAVEAVNDTQKKILAHKIVARLGEDLSDRTFGVWGLAFKPNTDDMREAPSRPLIAELLRRGARVKAYDPVAIDESKRVFALDLKDVPQQHARLSFVKEEMEAAEGADALVILTEWKVFKSPDFDSLKEILATPLIFDGRNLYEPDALLELGIEYHAIGRQHALRNAPARVGANSLPVTAETAAATAAAGG; encoded by the coding sequence ATGAACCTGACGATCATCGGTAGTGGCTACGTAGGCCTCGTGACGGGCGCATGTCTGGCCGACATTGGCCACGACGTGTTCTGTCTCGACGTCGATCAGCGCAAGATCGACGTGCTCAACAACGGCGGCGTGCCGATCCATGAACCGGGTCTGCAGGAGATCATCGCGCGCAATCGCCGCGCAGGCCGCCTGAAGTTCTCGACCGACGTCGAAGCCGCGGTCGCGCACGGCGATATCCAGTTCATCGCCGTGGGCACGCCGTCCGACGAAGACGGTTCCGCCGACCTGCAATACGTGCTGGCCGCCGCGCGCAACATCGGCCGCCACATGACGGGCTTCAAGGTGATCGTCGACAAATCGACGGTGCCGGTCGGCACGGCATCGCGCGTGCGCGACGTGATCGCCGAGGAACTGGCCGCGCGCAACGCGCAGCATATGTTCTCGGTGGTGTCGAACCCGGAGTTCCTGAAAGAGGGCGCGGCCGTTGAGGACTTCACGCGGCCTGACCGCATCGTGCTCGGCTGCGATGAAGACGTGCCGGGTGAGAAAGCGCGCGAATTGATGAAGCGCCTGTACGCGCCGTTCAACCGCAACCGCGAACGCACGCTTTACATGGACGTGCGTTCGGCCGAATTCACCAAGTACGCGGCCAACGCGATGCTCGCCACGCGCATTTCGTACATGAACGAGCTCGCCAATCTCGCCGACCGCGTCGGCGCGGATATCGAAGCAGTGCGCCGCGGCATCGGCTCCGATCCGCGTATCGGCTACGACTTCCTGTACGCCGGTTGCGGCTACGGCGGCTCGTGCTTCCCGAAGGACGTGCAGGCGCTGATCCGCATCGCCGCCGACCACAAGGCGAACCTGCGCATTCTCGAAGCGGTGGAAGCCGTCAACGATACGCAGAAGAAGATCCTCGCGCACAAGATCGTTGCGCGTCTGGGTGAAGACCTGTCGGACCGCACCTTCGGCGTGTGGGGCCTCGCATTCAAGCCGAATACCGACGACATGCGCGAAGCGCCGAGCCGTCCGCTGATCGCGGAACTGCTGCGCCGTGGTGCGCGCGTGAAGGCCTACGACCCGGTCGCAATCGACGAATCGAAGCGCGTGTTCGCACTCGATCTGAAGGACGTGCCGCAGCAGCATGCGCGCCTGTCGTTCGTGAAGGAAGAAATGGAAGCGGCCGAGGGCGCCGACGCACTGGTGATCCTCACCGAATGGAAGGTCTTCAAGAGCCCGGACTTCGATTCGCTCAAGGAAATACTGGCGACGCCGCTGATTTTCGACGGCCGTAACCTGTACGAACCGGACGCGCTGCTCGAACTCGGCATCGAGTATCACGCGATCGGCCGTCAGCACGCGCTGCGCAATGCGCCGGCACGGGTCGGCGCGAACAGCCTGCCGGTGACCGCCGAGACGGCTGCGGCTACAGCTGCGGCTGGAGGCTAA
- a CDS encoding undecaprenyl-phosphate glucose phosphotransferase: MLSVLSRIIDIAMVAFGAWIATAVHSGKFAWLDDMQSISLAFDCLLVVVFFPALGIYQSWRGKPLYDLLCRVAGGWLMVEVTGILISFSLHRSDMLSRLWLVYWAVATIVLLIVNKMIVYSILKGLRREGFNQRAVAIVGGAPYGRFLIEQMRSRPEAGFSPVVVFDEDGTINPYEDPDTSDAIDGVPVERDYARMLQLVRQRAIRELWLALPISKEKAIHRFVMDLRNDFVNIRFIPDVRSLTLFNQPMVDLLGVPAINLAASPITDLRVLPKRIFDRLFALAALTALAPVMLVIAAMVKLSSPGPVFFRQKRKGIDGNQFEIYKFRSMKVHKEESGKITQATRRDPRITAVGAFLRRTSLDELPQFINVLRGEMSVVGPRPHALEHDDIYKDLVKGYMHRYRIKPGITGWAQINGYRGETDRIEKMMGRVKLDLYYMQHWTFWLDIKIVVLTLWKGFVGSNAY; encoded by the coding sequence ATGCTGAGCGTTCTATCGAGAATCATCGACATTGCGATGGTCGCCTTTGGCGCCTGGATCGCGACGGCCGTGCACAGCGGGAAATTTGCGTGGCTGGACGACATGCAAAGCATTTCGCTCGCATTCGACTGCCTGCTGGTGGTGGTGTTTTTCCCCGCGCTCGGCATCTATCAGTCGTGGCGCGGCAAGCCGCTCTACGACCTGCTGTGCCGCGTGGCCGGCGGCTGGCTGATGGTGGAAGTCACCGGCATTCTGATCAGCTTCAGCCTGCATCGATCGGACATGCTGTCGCGCTTGTGGCTGGTGTACTGGGCGGTGGCCACCATCGTGCTTCTGATCGTCAACAAGATGATCGTCTATTCGATCCTGAAGGGACTGCGCCGCGAGGGTTTCAATCAGCGCGCGGTGGCGATCGTTGGCGGTGCGCCGTACGGCCGCTTTCTGATCGAGCAGATGCGCAGCCGTCCGGAAGCGGGCTTTAGCCCAGTCGTCGTGTTCGATGAAGACGGCACGATCAATCCCTACGAGGACCCGGACACCTCGGACGCGATCGACGGCGTGCCGGTCGAGCGCGACTACGCACGGATGCTTCAGCTGGTGCGTCAGCGGGCGATTCGCGAACTGTGGCTGGCGCTGCCGATCTCGAAGGAAAAGGCGATTCACCGCTTCGTGATGGATTTGCGCAACGACTTCGTGAACATCCGTTTCATTCCGGATGTGCGCAGCCTCACGCTCTTCAATCAGCCGATGGTCGATCTGCTCGGCGTGCCCGCGATCAACCTGGCCGCCTCGCCGATCACCGATCTGCGCGTGCTGCCCAAGCGCATCTTCGACCGCCTGTTCGCGCTTGCCGCGTTGACCGCGCTGGCGCCGGTGATGCTGGTGATCGCGGCGATGGTGAAGCTGAGCTCGCCGGGTCCGGTGTTCTTCCGCCAGAAACGCAAGGGCATCGACGGCAATCAGTTCGAGATCTACAAGTTCCGCTCGATGAAAGTGCACAAGGAGGAGTCCGGCAAGATCACCCAGGCCACGCGCCGCGACCCGCGCATCACCGCGGTCGGCGCGTTCCTGCGGCGCACCAGCCTCGACGAATTGCCGCAATTCATCAACGTGCTGCGCGGCGAGATGTCGGTGGTCGGCCCGCGTCCGCACGCGCTCGAACACGACGACATCTACAAGGATCTGGTGAAGGGCTACATGCACCGTTACCGGATCAAACCGGGCATCACCGGATGGGCGCAGATCAACGGCTATCGCGGCGAAACCGACCGCATCGAAAAGATGATGGGCCGCGTCAAGCTGGATCTGTACTACATGCAGCACTGGACCTTCTGGCTCGACATCAAGATCGTCGTGCTGACGCTGTGGAAGGGCTTTGTGGGCAGTAACGCTTATTGA
- a CDS encoding mannose-1-phosphate guanylyltransferase/mannose-6-phosphate isomerase, with protein MTAPVTATPADTRSTQAMFLNVKLKVHPVILAGGSGTRLWPMSREQYPKQLIGLLGEDSLLQSTTRRLDGLEAGYLLSEQLVVVANEEHRFTTAEQLRTSGKPSRLILEPAGRDTAPALTVAALSVAAQDEDGIMVVMPADHAVTDIDGFHAAVAAGVQHAAAGHIVTMGIVPTRAETGYGYIRIGAALGTQPGMPDETSENTAGRPGAHRLDRFVEKPHLELAQRYIESQEYWWNSGIFIMRASTWLKAIRHFQPAIFEACEAAFAGGKADGDFFRLQRDAFSTSPSNSIDYAVMEQLGNDQTAASGVVVPLQAGWSDVGSWDAIWDISDKDVDQNVGRGRVMFEGSSSTFAHSEGRLIACVGTQDLVVVETADAILVADKSRVQDVKKIVGRIRNDGGLEAANHRKVHRPWGNYDSVDTGERFQVKRIVVKPGARLSLQMHHHRAEHWIVVRGTALVTRGEERFIVSENESAYIPLGVTHRLENPGKMPLEMIEVQSGSYLGEDDIVRFDDTYGRQ; from the coding sequence ATGACAGCTCCGGTTACGGCCACTCCCGCCGACACCCGGTCCACGCAAGCTATGTTCCTGAACGTCAAGCTCAAGGTCCATCCCGTGATTCTTGCGGGCGGCTCCGGCACACGCCTGTGGCCGATGTCGCGCGAGCAATACCCGAAACAACTGATTGGTTTGCTGGGCGAAGATTCGCTGCTGCAATCCACGACGCGCCGTCTCGATGGGCTCGAAGCCGGTTATCTTCTATCCGAGCAACTCGTCGTGGTGGCCAACGAAGAGCATCGCTTCACGACCGCCGAGCAGTTGCGCACGAGCGGCAAGCCGAGCCGGCTGATTCTCGAGCCCGCCGGCCGCGACACCGCGCCGGCGCTCACGGTGGCCGCGCTGTCGGTCGCCGCGCAGGACGAGGACGGCATCATGGTCGTGATGCCCGCCGATCATGCGGTGACCGACATCGACGGTTTTCATGCGGCGGTGGCCGCCGGTGTGCAGCATGCCGCGGCCGGTCATATCGTGACGATGGGCATCGTGCCGACGCGCGCGGAAACCGGTTACGGCTATATCCGTATCGGCGCGGCGCTCGGTACACAGCCAGGCATGCCTGACGAAACGTCGGAGAACACCGCCGGCAGGCCCGGCGCTCACCGGCTCGACCGCTTCGTCGAGAAGCCGCATCTGGAACTGGCGCAGCGCTACATCGAATCGCAGGAATACTGGTGGAACAGCGGCATTTTCATCATGCGCGCGTCGACCTGGCTGAAGGCGATCCGCCACTTCCAGCCGGCGATTTTCGAGGCCTGCGAAGCCGCGTTTGCCGGCGGCAAAGCGGACGGCGACTTCTTCCGTCTGCAACGCGACGCGTTTAGCACCTCGCCGTCGAATTCGATCGATTACGCCGTGATGGAACAACTGGGCAACGATCAGACCGCCGCCTCCGGCGTGGTCGTGCCGCTGCAGGCAGGCTGGTCGGACGTGGGTTCGTGGGACGCGATCTGGGATATCTCGGACAAAGACGTCGATCAGAACGTCGGCCGCGGCCGCGTGATGTTCGAAGGTTCGAGCTCGACCTTCGCGCATTCGGAAGGACGCCTGATTGCCTGCGTGGGCACCCAGGATCTGGTGGTGGTCGAAACGGCGGACGCCATTCTGGTTGCCGACAAATCGCGCGTGCAGGACGTCAAGAAGATCGTCGGGCGGATTCGCAACGATGGCGGCCTGGAAGCGGCCAACCATCGCAAGGTGCACCGGCCGTGGGGCAACTACGACTCCGTCGACACCGGCGAGCGCTTCCAGGTCAAACGCATCGTCGTGAAGCCGGGTGCGCGGCTCTCGCTGCAAATGCATCATCACCGCGCGGAACATTGGATCGTCGTGCGCGGCACTGCGCTCGTCACACGGGGTGAAGAGCGCTTTATCGTCTCCGAAAACGAGTCTGCTTATATTCCGCTGGGCGTCACCCACCGTCTCGAGAACCCGGGCAAGATGCCGCTCGAAATGATCGAGGTGCAGTCCGGTTCGTATCTCGGCGAAGACGACATCGTGCGCTTTGACGACACTTATGGACGTCAATGA
- a CDS encoding transposase, with translation MFFDELSNEEWALLAALVSDEPAVRLNRRGRPRAEPRIVANAVLWILTTGEPWSKLPGRYPSGPTCRRRFEEWQLNGTLLEMVRLLSQTGRTFAYVPQPAPPVAAKPAAPVAEPPSARDDNVRGVSWKSPESWQAPGMSSSLSNWRSADPIADITRQLSGVGYAPPAPSAPAARAGLSSMAEADAAEVAMGDLTSAATAGGRTHRFEDQRSPLSMSLAPRGTQVADRRGYLIYVVAERVPNAMYRAWAEIMKDGKRVERSGLVGPRFADADAAEQYALDWARQWIDRECRTLAAAGTAPAVHAAAPVARTLPTMRHVPEPVTVNHGGPLHGPIGGFRGPLRRYPGEPAAPVTPATESSASDRFPAFTELISHAG, from the coding sequence ATGTTTTTCGATGAGCTAAGCAATGAAGAATGGGCGCTGCTGGCAGCGCTTGTCTCCGATGAGCCGGCCGTCCGTCTGAACCGACGCGGCCGGCCGCGCGCCGAACCACGCATCGTGGCGAATGCCGTCCTGTGGATTCTGACAACTGGCGAACCCTGGTCGAAGCTGCCAGGCCGCTATCCGTCGGGTCCCACTTGCCGGCGCCGTTTTGAAGAATGGCAATTGAACGGCACACTTCTCGAGATGGTTCGGCTCCTGTCCCAAACCGGGCGCACCTTCGCGTACGTCCCGCAACCGGCGCCGCCCGTCGCGGCCAAACCTGCAGCACCGGTAGCAGAACCCCCCAGCGCGCGCGACGACAACGTGCGTGGCGTGTCCTGGAAGAGCCCCGAGTCGTGGCAGGCGCCTGGTATGTCGAGCAGCCTGAGCAACTGGCGTTCGGCCGACCCGATCGCCGACATCACGCGCCAGTTGTCCGGCGTGGGGTATGCGCCGCCCGCGCCGTCCGCCCCGGCGGCGCGTGCCGGGCTGTCCAGCATGGCTGAAGCGGACGCGGCGGAAGTGGCAATGGGCGATTTGACCTCTGCCGCTACAGCCGGGGGCCGCACGCATCGGTTCGAAGATCAGCGCAGTCCGCTGTCGATGAGCCTCGCGCCACGCGGCACGCAGGTCGCCGACCGGCGCGGCTATCTGATCTATGTGGTGGCGGAACGGGTGCCCAACGCCATGTATCGCGCATGGGCGGAGATCATGAAGGACGGCAAACGCGTCGAGCGTTCCGGTCTGGTCGGTCCGCGTTTTGCGGATGCGGATGCAGCGGAGCAATACGCGCTCGACTGGGCGCGGCAGTGGATCGACCGTGAATGCCGCACGCTGGCGGCTGCGGGTACTGCGCCGGCCGTCCATGCCGCAGCACCGGTTGCGCGTACGTTGCCGACAATGCGCCACGTGCCGGAGCCGGTCACGGTGAATCACGGCGGACCTTTGCACGGTCCTATCGGTGGGTTCCGCGGTCCGCTACGCCGTTATCCCGGCGAACCGGCTGCACCTGTTACACCAGCGACAGAAAGCAGTGCATCAGATCGTTTTCCGGCGTTCACAGAACTCATCTCCCACGCGGGATGA